Genomic window (Streptomyces sp. NBC_00078):
TCGCCTCGTATCTGGGCACACAGCAACTCCAGTTCAGGCTGGCCAAGTTGGACGACCCGCCGTTCAAGGTGTCGAACTGGCTGAACATCGGCGCCGGCCCGGATGCCATCAACGCGTTCCGCGCCAAGTCCCTGGATGTCGCCAACAATGCCGGGATTCCGCCGATCCAGGCGCACTACCAGGGATTCGACGCGAAGATCGTCGCGATCGAGATCACCCGCAAGCCCAACTACCTTTTCGCCACCAAGCCCGGCAGCGACATCCGGTCGGTCGCCGATTTCAAGGGCAGGAAGCTCGCCTTCTCGCAGGGGCAGGCCCAAGGTGTCGTGCTTCTGCGGGCATTGAAGAAGGCCGGACTGAAGTACGACGACGTCAAGCTCGTCCCGCTGACCAGCAACCAGTTCCTGACGGCCCTGCAGTCCGGCCAGGTCGACATCGCGCCACTCGCCAACACCCAGGTGCCCTCCTATCTGCAGCAGTACGGGTCCAAGGGCGCCCACGTCATCAAGACGGACGTCGTCGACCTGCTCAACCTGCTGTGGGCGCCGACCGCCGTGCTGAACGACTCCGCGAAGGCCGCCGCGGTCGCCGCGTACATCCCGTACTGGGCCAAGGGCCAGGTCTGGACGTACGAGAACCCCGACGCCTGGAACGAGGAGTTCTACGTCAAGACGCAGAACGTGACGCTCGCCCAGGCCCAGGGCATCACCAAGCTCGCCAACAAGCCTCTGTTCCCGCCGAGTTGGGACGAGGCGATCAAGTGGGAGCAGGAGACCGCCGATCTGCTGGCGGAGGGCGGCTTCGTGAAGAAGTTCGACGTGGCCACGCTCTTCGACCACCGCTTCGAGTCCATCGCCGCCAAGGCCGTGCCGGCGGAGTACCGGAGGTGACCGCCATGACCACCACCACGACCACCGCCGCCGCGCCGGTGACGGGCGAGGAGGAGGGCCGCCGGCCACGCCGACGGACACGGCGCGGCCTCTCCCCCGGCAAGCCCTTCCCCGCCTCCCGGCTGATCGGCCCCGCCCTCCTCGTCGCCCTGTGGGCCGCCGCCTCCGCCGCCGGACAGCTGGACCCCGGCGCGATCCCCGCTCCCTGGACGGTCCTGAAAACGGCGGGCCGTCTGTGGACCGCCGGGACCCTGCCCACCGACATCCTGACCTCGCTGGAGCGCGCCGCGTACGGCTTCGCGATCGGCCTCACCGCGGGTGTCGTCCTCGCGCTGGCGTCCGGGCTCAGCCGGGTCGGCGAGGCGCTGATCGACGGGACGGTGCAGCTCAACCGGGCGGTCCCGACGCTCGGTCTGATCCCGCTGTTCATCCTGTGGCTGGGCATCGGCGAGACCTTCAAGATCGCGATTATCGCCATCGTCGTCTACATCCCGATCTATCTGAACACGCACGCCGCGCTGTCCGGCATCGACAGCCGTTTCGTCGAACTGGCCGAGGTGCAGGGCCTGTCGAGGCTCCAATTCGTCCGCCAGATCGTCATCCCCGGCGCACTGCCCGGATTCTTCGTGGGGCTCCGGCTCGGCGTGACCGGATCCTGGCTCGGCCTGGTGGTACTGGAGCAGATCAACGCCACCAGCGGCCTCGGCTACATGATGTTCCAGGCCCAGAACTACGGCCAGTCGGACGTCATCCTCGTCGGTCTTCTCGTCTACGGCGTCTTCGGCCTCATCTCCGACAGCGCGGTCCGTCTCGTCGAACGGAGGGTGCTGTCATGGCGCCGCACACTGAGCAGCTGACCCGGCCCGCCGTCCAGCTCAGGGGACTCACCCGGTCGTTCGACGGGCGCACCGTCCTCGACGGCATCGATCTGGACCTTCCGGCCGGACAGTTCACGGCCCTGCTCGGGCACAGTGGCTCCGGCAAGAGCACGCTGCTGCGCGCGATCGCGGGGCTGGACCACAAGGTCTCCGGGAGCGGCCAACTCGTCGCCCCGGACAGGGTGTCGGTGGTCTTCCAGGACTCCCGGCTGCTGCCCTGGCGCCGGATCCTGGACAACGTACTGCTCGGCCTGGACGGCAAGGACGCGGCTCAGCGGGGCCGCGAGGCTCTCGCCGAGGTGGGTCTTGAAGGCCGTGAACGCGCCTGGCCCAACGAGCTGTCCGGCGGTGAGGCGCAGCGTGCCGCGCTCGCCCGGTCCCTCGTGCGTGAGCCCGAACTCCTGCTGGCGGACGAACCGTTCGGGGCGCTGGACGCCCTGACCCGGATCAGGATGCACGGCCTGCTCAGGGAGCTGTGGCAGCGCCACCGTCCCTCCGTGCTGCTCGTCACCCACGACGTGGACGAGGCGGTTGCCCTCGCGGACCGGGTGCTGGTGCTTGAGCGGGGGCGGATCGGGCTCGACCTGGCCATCGATCGTGATGCGGGTGCGCGTGGTGAGTACCGGGCGCGGTTGCTCGCGGCGCTGGGTGTGACCGAGGACGTCAGGTGATCCTCGGTCCCGCCGTTTCTGGGGGCTGCCGCCCCCAGACCCCCGCTTCGGCCTGAACGGCCTCGTCCTCAAACGCCGGACGGGCTGAAAGTCCGTCCCCCCTCCGGCGCGTGCGACCTCGTCCGCAGACACCGAACAGACCGAAGACCTGCCCCCTCCGGCGCG
Coding sequences:
- a CDS encoding ABC transporter substrate-binding protein yields the protein MPSSPLPGVDRRLFLTSLLGAAAGVAGLSGCAGSSAAADGKGVSTAPLAHKVPAGTSLKIASYLGTQQLQFRLAKLDDPPFKVSNWLNIGAGPDAINAFRAKSLDVANNAGIPPIQAHYQGFDAKIVAIEITRKPNYLFATKPGSDIRSVADFKGRKLAFSQGQAQGVVLLRALKKAGLKYDDVKLVPLTSNQFLTALQSGQVDIAPLANTQVPSYLQQYGSKGAHVIKTDVVDLLNLLWAPTAVLNDSAKAAAVAAYIPYWAKGQVWTYENPDAWNEEFYVKTQNVTLAQAQGITKLANKPLFPPSWDEAIKWEQETADLLAEGGFVKKFDVATLFDHRFESIAAKAVPAEYRR
- a CDS encoding ABC transporter permease → MTTTTTTAAAPVTGEEEGRRPRRRTRRGLSPGKPFPASRLIGPALLVALWAAASAAGQLDPGAIPAPWTVLKTAGRLWTAGTLPTDILTSLERAAYGFAIGLTAGVVLALASGLSRVGEALIDGTVQLNRAVPTLGLIPLFILWLGIGETFKIAIIAIVVYIPIYLNTHAALSGIDSRFVELAEVQGLSRLQFVRQIVIPGALPGFFVGLRLGVTGSWLGLVVLEQINATSGLGYMMFQAQNYGQSDVILVGLLVYGVFGLISDSAVRLVERRVLSWRRTLSS
- a CDS encoding ABC transporter ATP-binding protein; amino-acid sequence: MAPHTEQLTRPAVQLRGLTRSFDGRTVLDGIDLDLPAGQFTALLGHSGSGKSTLLRAIAGLDHKVSGSGQLVAPDRVSVVFQDSRLLPWRRILDNVLLGLDGKDAAQRGREALAEVGLEGRERAWPNELSGGEAQRAALARSLVREPELLLADEPFGALDALTRIRMHGLLRELWQRHRPSVLLVTHDVDEAVALADRVLVLERGRIGLDLAIDRDAGARGEYRARLLAALGVTEDVR